One region of Rhizoctonia solani chromosome 9, complete sequence genomic DNA includes:
- a CDS encoding Retrotransposable element Tf2 protein, with amino-acid sequence MEPEPSLTALLKAVTALTATVGSLQDQIQSQGQQLVELKAICKETANLLGNKDQGGPQVQAQPGPLTGPVTPPTHTGGEAHTPGTVRPGLKAPFRPSRGTGFDSEEEEDPRQAPKREPCDTPKRSLSSLTPFDSGSSVKQPKMELPDPYKGDSRGKKATQWLDRMLLWVALHQDQFDEEEQMIVWILYHMTDKAADWALPIIGTIIKGKGNPPTTIPALTAKFKEAFADPDAKQAAARKIAALTQTTTTSEYVTKFCNLMAELDWNTEAYIARFKRGLHWKVKELLSTKDNFPDNDLEAIFAASVKIDNIHWENKENQPKKTPAKSLATTATTSTTTQRVRLSEDPNYVTPEERDRRRASGLCVKCGQKGHGIKQCQNGWKATLKETAKPLAPKLDVHVSDCDFVSLALDSNKKPLLFINLELHNFLTEHLRTLIDSGATSNFISPSIVEKYKIPKTQLKNPQVVRMLDGTISQTGRIWHQVHLTVLANGHPHSIPFLVCPIGNTPAILGMTWLTAEAPLIDWQQGLVTFPEQVQIASKEEADSDPLADLPPQYHEFAKVFGKEEFKVLPPHREYDISIDLVLDAKLSPGPIYGMTDAESKALKQHIDEELATGKIHPSTSSAGAPVMFVKKADGSLQLVVDYRKLNDATRKNVYPLPRQDDLMAKLRHAKIFTKLDLQWGYNNVRVKDGNEWKTAFRTKYGLFEYLVMPFGLTNAPAAFQHFMNNLFRDLIDVTVVIYLDDILIFSEDPKDHPAHVREVLSWLMKNQLFCKLSKCHFHVTTVDYLGIVITPTGFSMDQKKIEAVMSWPQPKTVKQVQAFLGFVNYLRQFIPNFSSVACPLHNLTKKETPWSWGDLEEAAFQELKLLVTQSPVLIHSNPDLPYYLETDVSGVAMGAILSQQGEDNRLHPMAYMSKSFSGAKANYNTHDKELLAIIKALEEWRIFLESTDKPIQVFTDHQNLEYWMQAQTFNCRHACWRIFLSDFNFEIHYHPGKQSGKPDALSRRSNYIDAPTEPEIMLPSEVFANTSEEELKIVTSICDKLREDPLLEPIIRFLTEDADNAPPSICKAYKDYNWEEDLLWYRGKLVVPDSEELKD; translated from the exons ATGGAACCGGAACCGTCCCTTActgctctcctcaaggctgtcacagccctcacagccaccgttGGGTCCCTGCAGGACCAGATCCAATCTCAAGGTCAGCAGCTTGTTGAgcttaaagccatatgcaaggagaccgccaaCTTACttggcaacaaggatcaaggaggaccccaagtccaagcccagcctggcccattgactgggcctgtcactccccccacgCATACAGGAGGAGaagcgcacactccaggaacggttaggcctggactcaaggcccctttccgCCCATCCAGAGGaacgggctttgactcagaagaagaggaagatccCAGGCAAGCCCCCAAGAGAGAGCCTTGCGACACGCCTAagcggagcctcagctcccttaccccattcgactcagggtccagtgtGAAGcaacccaaaatggagctcccCGATCCATACAAAGGAGACTCTAGGGGAAagaaggcaacccagtggctagaccgCATGCTACTGTGGGTTGCACTTCATCAAGAccaatttgatgaagaagaacaaatgattgtgtggatcctctaccacatgactgacaaggctgccgactgggctctccctatcatagggaccatcatcaagggcaagggaaacccccctaccaccatcccagccttaacagccaaattcaaggaagcatTTGCggacccagatgccaaacaaGCCGCCGCtaggaagattgccgcgcttactcagacaaccaccacgtctgaaTACGTTACCAAGTTCTGCAATCTTATggcagaacttgattggaacactgaggcgtacattgcccggTTCAAgcgcggtcttcactggaaggtgaaggaactcctgtccaccaaggacaatttCCCAGACAACGAccttgaggctatatttgctgcctccgtcaaaatagacaacattcattgggaaaacaaggagaaccaacCCAAGAAAACCCCCGCTAAGTCCTTGGCTACCACAGCCactacttccaccaccactcaacgggtccgcttatcagaggaccctaaCTACGTCActccggaagaaagggaccgccgccgcgcatctgGACTATGCGTCAAATGCGGCCAGAAGGGGCACGGAATCAAGCAATGCCAAAATGGATGGAAGGCAACCCTCAAAGAGACCGCCAAG cccctggcccctaaattagatgtgcatgtatcaGATTGCGACTTTGTATCTTTGGCTCTGGACTCCAATAAAAAGCCCTTATTATTCATCAATCTTGAACTGCACAACTTCCTGACGGAACATCTCagaaccctcattgactcaggagccacatcaaacttcatttccccctcaattgtggaaaaatataaaatcccaaaaacccaactcaaaaatccacaagttgtgagaatgttagatggtaccatttcccagactggtcgcatttggcaccaggtccacctcacggttttggccaatggccatccccactccattcctttTCTTGTGTGCCCCATTGGTAATACCCCAGctatccttggcatgacctGGTTAACAGCAGAAGCTCCGCTCAtagattggcaacagggactagtcacattccctgaacaagttcagattgcctccaaggaagaagcagactctgaccctttagcagaccttccccctcaataccatgagtttgccaaagtctttggcaaggaagaatttaaggtcctccctccacacagggagtatgatatctctatagaccttgttctggatgccaaactgtcccctggccccatatatggcatgactgacgcagaatcaaaAGCATTAaagcaacacattgacgaggaattagcaacaggcaagatccaccctagtacttcctcagcaggtgccccggtcatgtttgtaaagaaggctGATGGATCTCTCCaactggttgttgattacaggaagctgaatgacgCAACCCGCAAAAACGTTTACCCATTGCCAAGGCAagatgatctcatggccaaGCTAAGACACGCCAAAATATTCACCAAGTTAGACTTGCaatggggatacaacaatgtaCGGGTCAAGGacggcaatgaatggaaaacagcctttagaaccaaatatgggctgtttgaatacctagtaatgccctttggtctcaccaatgccccggCCGCTTTTcagcattttatgaacaatctgtttagggacctcattgacgtcactgtAGTCATTTACTTAGACGAcatactgatcttctcagaagaccccaaggaccacccagcacacgtcagggaagtcctatcttggctaatgaagaaccagttgttctgcaaattatctaagtgccacttccatgtcaccacaGTTGACTACCTGGGCATTGTCATCACCCCCACCGGCTTCTctatggatcaaaagaagattgaggcggtTATGTCATGGCCCCAACCTAAAACGGTCAAGCAGGTTcaagccttcctaggatttgtcaattacctcagacaattcattcccaatttcagctcggTTGCATGCCCCCTTCAcaatctcaccaaaaaggaaaccccctggtcatggggagACCTAGAAGAAGCGGCGTTCCAGGAATTGAAGCTCCTTGTCACCCAATCACCGgtcctcatccattccaacccagacCTACCCTATTACTTGGAAACGGATGTGTcaggagtagctatgggagcAATCCTTAGCCAGCAAGGAGAAGATAACCGCCTACACCCAATGGCATATATGTCAAAATCATTTTCCGGTGCCAAGGCTAATTACAATACAcatgataaggagctcctggcaatCATTAAGGCActggaagaatggcggatCTTCTTAGAATCAACTGATAAACCCATCCAGGTGTTCACTGACCATcaaaacttggaatactggatgcaggcacagaCCTTTAATTGCAGGCATGCTTGTTGGCGCATCTTTCTGAgtgacttcaattttgagatccatTATCATCccggaaaacaatcaggaaaaccagatgccctttCCAGAAGATCCAATTACATAGATGCCCCCACAGAGCCAGAAATCATGCTGCCTTCAGAGGTTTTTGCaaacacgtcagaagaggaactcaAGATTGTCACAAGTATTTGTGACAAACTCAGGGAAGATCCATTGCTAGAACCAATCATCAGgttcctcacagaagacgcAGACAACGCCCCTCCGTCTATTTGCAAAGCTTATAAAGACtacaattgggaagaggatttgctatggtaccgcggaaagctagtggtcccagactcagaagaaCTCAAGGATTGA
- a CDS encoding Retrotransposable element Tf2 protein has product MFVPKKDGSCRLVVNYCRLNNWTKKNVYLLPCPDDLMAQLRGAKVFTKLDLQWGYNNVQVKEGDKWKTAFCTRYGLYESLVMTFGLTNAPATFQHFMNKLFKDLLDVCVIIYLDDILIYSKDDATHTQHIHEVLQCLMENQLFCKASKCTFHVTSVEYLGIIVLDKGFSLDKLKIQAVQEWPTPTKVKEVQSFLGFANFLRQFVANFSRIAWPLHNLVKKDTPWKWETKEEGAFQGLEDAITNAVTLSKIIPSDPPIFSAPIPPLPSQTFHPHALAPPTHTPVLPVAPAVVLWQPTPNHPLAAHHLLRKTCPEWNQSRPLALSLRLSKPSPSKLGPSRTKSNPKARTIIKGKGHPPTTIPALTAKFKEAFADPNAKRAAARKIATLTQTTTTSEYVTEFRNLIAELDWNKEAYIAQFTRSLHWKVKELLSTKDNIPKELEAIFAASIKVDNTRRKNEENRPKKAPAKSLATVATFTSTTTPRVCLSEDPNYVTPEERDHCCASGLCIKCGQKGHGIKQCPNGWKATAKEAAKIGEVELEKEKPLLFLNLILRDYPTEPIKTLIDSGATSNFISPSLVEKLKIPKTQLENPQVVRMLDGTISQTGCIWYQVQLMVLANGHPHTIPFLVCPIGNTPAILGMTWLTSESPLIDWQQGLVTFPEQVQIASEEEADPDSIADLPTQYREFARVFGKEEFKVLPPHWEYDIAINLVPDAKLSPSPLYGMTDAESKALKQHIEEELATGKI; this is encoded by the exons atgtttgttcccaaaaaggatggttcttGCCGCTTAGTAGTCAACTACTGCCGCCTTAACAATTGGACCAAAAAAAACGTCTATCTGCTACCCTgtcctgatgacctcatggcccaactCCGCGGTGCCAAGGTTTTCACCAAATTGGACTTACaatggggatacaacaatgtccaagttaaggagggtgacaaatggaaaactgcctttTGCACTAGGTATGGACTCTATGAATCCCTGGtaatgacctttggcctaaCAAACGCTCCTGCCAcctttcaacacttcatgaacaagctgTTCAAAGACttgttggatgtatgcgtcatcatctaccttgatgatatcctgatctactcaaaggatgatgCAACCCACACCCAGCACATCCATGAGGTTCTACAGTGTTTGATGgaaaaccagttgttctgtaaggcctccaaatgcaccttccatgtcacctcAGTGGAGTACTTGGGAATAATTGTATtggataagggtttcagcttggacaagctcaaaatccaggctgtCCAGGAATGGCCTACGCCCACcaaagtcaaagaagtccaatccttcctagggtttgcaaacttcctccgccaatttgttgccaacttcagtcgCATAGCTTGGCCATTACACAACTTGGTGAAGAAGGACACgccctggaaatgggagaCTAAGGAGGAAGGAGCCTTTCAGGGGCTGGaggatgccatcaccaatGCTGTTACACTCTCAAAAATTATACCATCAGACCcgcctattttttct gcacctatTCCCCCCTTGCCATCTCAgacattccatccacacgctctggcgccccCCACCCACACTCCTGTCCTACCAGTTGCTCCAGCCGTTGTTTTGTGGCAGccaactcccaaccacccacttgcagcccatcACCTGctccgcaagacttgcccggaatggaaccagagccgtcccttggcgctctccttgaggctatccaagccctcaccctccaagttgggtccctccaggaccaagtcaaatCCCAAGGCAa ggacaatcatcaagggcaagggccaTCCTCCAACCACCATTCCGGCcttaacagccaaattcaaggaggcatttgctGACCCCAATGCTAAGAGGGCAGccgccagaaaaattgcCACATtaactcagacaaccaccacgtctgagtatgtcacagaattccgcaatctcatagcagaacttgactggaacaaggaggcgtacattgcccagttcacacgcagccttcactggaaggtcaaggagctCCTATCCACCAAGGATAACATTCCCAAAGAGCTTGaggcaatttttgcggcctcAATCAAGGTTGACAACACCCGCCGCAAGAATGAGGAAAACCGCCCAAAAAAGgcacctgccaagtccctggccaccgtggccaccttcacttccaccaccacgcCCAGGGTTTGTctatcagaggaccccaactacgttaccccagaagaaagggaccattGCTGCGCATCTGGGCtatgcatcaaatgcggtcagaagggacatgggatcaaacagtgccccaacggctggaaggccacagccaaggaggccgccaagattggagaagttgagttggaaaaaga AAAACCCCTACTATTTCTGAACTTGATACTGCGTGACTACCCAACGGAACCCATCAAAACCCTTATTGACTCTGGCGCCACTTCCAATTTTATTTCCCCCTCTCTGGTAGAAAAATtaaaaataccaaaaacccaacttgaaaatccacaagttgtgagaatgttagatggtaccatttcacagactggttgcatatggtaTCAGGTTCAACTCatggtcttggccaatggccatccccacacCATACCCTTCCTtgtctgccccattggcaatacCCCTGCTATTCTAGGAATGACCTGGCTCACATCAGAATCtcccctcattgactggcaacagggacttgtcacgttccctgaacaagtacaaattgcctctgaggaagaagctgacccaGACTCCATAGCAGACTTGCCCACTCAATACCGGGAGTTTGCTAGAGtgtttggcaaagaagaatttaaggtacTGCCCCCACATtgggaatatgacattgcAATCAATCTAGTTCCAGACGCCAAGCTCTCCCCCAGTCCACTCTATGGCATGACAGATGCGGAATCAAAAGCCCTTAAACAGCACATTGAGGAAGAACTGGCCACAGGAAAAATTTGA
- a CDS encoding Retrotransposable element Tf2 protein: protein MPGVQHFANTSEEEVEIVTDICSRLREDPSLEPIIKFLTEDANNAPLSIRKAYWDYDWEEDLLWYQGKLVVLDSEPIKERRLREFHDSPLAGHPGQQRTLELINQNYWWPGMKSSAKEWVKCCPICQANRQAHAPVIALKPLEVPPFLFHTISYDFITGFPKSQGHNAILVVIDSFLKFGHFIPTSKKVTAKGLADLFITHIWKLHGLPVKTRLGVKPAFSLAYHPESDGQTERVNQFIEFYLRSYVAANHSNWAAWLPLAEYAYNNAKHAATGKTPFELVYGQNPIMNPSNIPANVPEADAVADTLAQEWKEAKSALRMSKERMTRSQGTVPEYSVGKKVWLDGKNIELRTNLNKLDPKQLGPFKVVEKVSSHAYCLELPETLKIHNVFYVGLLSRSHKSPNQPFPKRPPPETIEGEEEYKVKQIIDSKQQQGKWFYLIKWKGYGPEDNSWEPEELLEHSQEEIKQFNQTRLKKACDSAKSL from the exons atgcc tggtgtacaacactttgccaatacatcagaagaggaagtggaaattgtcacggataTTTGCTCAAGGCTAAGGGAAGATCCCTCCCTTGAACCTATCATCAAATTCCTAACAGAAGATGCCAACAATGCTCCCCTGTCCATACGCAAAGcttattgggactatgattgggaggAGGACCTCCTGTGGTACCAAGGGAAACTAGTTGTTCTGGATTCAGAACCCATCAAAGAAAGGCGTttgagggaattccatgactccccattggcaggacacccaggccaacaaaggacgCTTGAACTTATCAACCAGAATTATTGGTGGCCTGGAATGAAATCTTCAGCTAAGGAATGGGTCAAGTGCTGCCCcatatgccaagccaacagACAAGCCCACGCTCCAGTAATAGCCCTGAAGCCACTGGAAGTTCCCCCATTCCTGTTCCACACtatctcctatgactttaTCACAGGGTTTCCAAAGTCCCAGGGTCACAACGCTATCCTAGTAGTGATTGACTCCTTCTTGaaatttggccacttcatccccacttccaagaagGTCACTGCAAAGGGGCTAGCTGATCTGTTCATCACCCacatctggaaactccacgggCTGCCTGTCAAAACC CggcttggagtcaaaccagcgttCTCTTTGGCATACCACCCAGAGTCAGATGGACAAACGGAAAGAGTCaatcagttcattgagttttaCCTACGCTCCTACGTTGCAGCCAACCACTCCAACTGGGCTGCCTGGTTGCCTTTGGCAGAATACGCTTATaataatgccaaacatgCAGCAACTGGGAAAACACCCTTTGAACTTGTCTATGGGCAAAACCCAATAATGAACCCTTCCAACATTCCAGCCAACGTCCCGGAGGCAGATGCAGTAGCAGATACATTggcccaagaatggaaagaagccaagtcagccctcagaatgagcaaagaacggatgacCAGGAGCCAGGGAACAGTACCAGAGTATTCAGTAGGCAAGAAGGTTTGGCTAGATGGGAAGAACATAGAACTCAGGACCAATTTGAACAAATTAGACCCCAAACAACTAGGCCCATTCAAAGTTGTTGAAAAAGTCTCTAGCCACGCCTATTGCCTGGAGCTACCGGAAACTCTAaagatccacaatgtcttttaTGTTGGGTTGCTATCCAGGAGCCACAAATCACCAAACCAGCCATTCCCAAAACGTCCTCCCCCTGAgacaatagagggagaagaagaatacaaggtcaagcaaatcattgactctaaaCAACAACAGGGCAAATGGTTTTatctgataaaatggaaagggtatggaccagaggacaattcctgggaaccagaggagctACTGGAGcatagccaagaagagattaAGCAATTTAACCAGACTAGGctcaaaaaggcttgtgactccgccaaaagcctttaa
- a CDS encoding Retrotransposable element Tf2 protein — protein MFVKKADGSLRLVVDYQKLNKVTHKNVYPLPRQDNLMAKLQHAKIFTKLDLRWGYNNVQIKEGDKWKTAFRTKYGLFKYLVMPFGLTNAPTAFQHFMNDLFRDLIDVTVVIYLDNILIFSEKPEDHPAHLFYKLSKCHFHVTTVDYLGIVISPAGFSMDQKKIEAVTSWPTPRTVKQVQAFLGFVNYLCWFIPNFSSVACPLHNLTRKETPWLWGTLEEALFQDLKSLVTKSPVLIHSNPNLPYYLEMDASGVAMGAILSQQGPDNCLHPIAYMSKLFSGAEANYDTHNKELLAIIKALEEWRIFLEATDKPVQVFTDHCNLEYWMQAQTFNCRHAQWQLFLSNFNFEIHYCPGKQLGKPDALSRRLDYVDSPPEPEVMLQPEVFVL, from the exons atgtttgttaaaaaagcagatggttcccttaggctggttgtggattaccaAAAGCTCAACAAggtaacccacaaaaatgtctacccACTTCCAAGAcaagacaacctcatggcaaaaCTACAACACGCCAAGATATTCACCAAGCTTGACCTACGCTGGGGTTATAATAATGTGCAAATCAAAGAGggagacaaatggaaaacggctttccgcaccaaatatggtCTATTCAAATacttagtcatgccctttggtcttacCAATGCTCCCACCGCATTTCAGCACTTTATGAATGACCTATTTAGGGATCTGATTGACGTAACGGTGGTAATTTACTTAGAcaacatcctcatcttctcagaaaaacCAGAAGATCATCCGGCCCAC ttgttctaCAAATTGTCAAAGTGTCATTTCCATGTTACCACAGTAGACTACttgggcattgtcatatctcCTGctggcttctccatggatcagaaaaagattgaggcagtcacATCATGGCCTACTCCcagaacggtcaaacaggtccaggcctttcTAGGATTTGTAAACTACCTTTGTTGGTTCATTCCAAACTTTAGCTCAGTTGCATGTCCCTTGCACAACCTCACCAGAAAGGAAACTCCCTGGTTGTGGGGAACCTTAGAAGAAGCATTGTTTCAGGATTTAAAGTCCCTTGTAACCAAGTCTCCGGTATTGATCCATTCTAACCCCAACCTGCCCTACTACCTTGAAATGGacgcatcaggagtagcaatgggagccatactcagtcaacaagGCCCAGACAATTGCCTACACcccattgcctatatgtctaaattgttttcaggagcagaagcaaactatgacacccacaacaaggagcttctgGCTATCATTAAGGCGTTAGAAGAGTGGcggatattcttggaagctACGGACAAACCAGTACAGGTTTTCACAGACCATTGTAACctagaatactggatgcaggcacagaCGTTCAATTGCAGACATGCGCAATGGCAACttttcctgagcaacttcaactttgagatccattattgcccagggaaacagttgggaaaaccagatgccctctCCAGGAGATTGGACTATGTGGATTCTCccccagaaccagaggtcaTGTTACAACCAGAAGTCTttgtgttataa
- a CDS encoding Retrotransposable element Tf2 protein produces the protein MKSSAKEWVECCPICQSNRCAHNPVIALKPLEVPLFPFHTISYNFITGFPRSDGYNAILVVIDLFSKFGHFIPTTKKVSAKGLANLFVTHVWKLHSLPGLVPTIGSPTILLLGLPPQIRRTNRTTDHSDWAKWLPLAEYAYNNAKHAATGKTPFKLVYGRNPVMSPSTVPANVPEADLVADTLAQEWKEAEDKGVIPEYSVGEKVWLDRKNMELRTNSNKLDPKWLGPFKVTEKISSHAYRLKLPETLKIHNVFYVGLLSKAHESASQPFPNQPPPETIEGEEEYKVEQILDSKRQQGKWVYLIKWKGYGPEDNSWEPKELLENSQEEIQRFNKLQLKKACDSAKNL, from the exons atgaagtcttCTGCaaaggaatgggttgaatgttGCCCCATCTGCCAATCCAACCGTTGCGCCCACAACCCAGTAATAGCTCTAAAACCTTTAGAAGTCCCCCTGTTCCCATTCCATACAATTTCCTACAACTTCATCACGGGTTTTCCCAGATCTGATGGATACAACGCAATATTGGTAGTCATAGACTTGTTTTCAAAATTCgggcacttcatcccaactacCAAAAAGGTGTCAGCCAAGGGCTTGGCAAATCTCTTTGTCACCCATGTTTGGAAACTCCACAGCCTCCCG GGCCTTGTACCAACAATTGGGAGTCcaaccatccttctccttggcctaccaccccaaatcagacggacaaacagaacaa CGGATCACTCAGACTGGGCAAAATGGCTACCCCTTGCGGAATAtgcttacaacaacgccaaacaCGCTGCCACAGGTAAAACCCCATTCAAACtggtttatggaagaaaccccgTGATGAGTCCGTCAACCGTGCcagccaacgtaccagaagcagaccttgtaGCTGATACCCTGGCACAAGAGTGGAAAGAAGCGGA GGACAAAGGGGTAATACCAGAATACTCTGTAggagaaaaagtctggctggacaGAAAGAACATGGAACTGAGAacaaattccaacaaactggaTCCCAAGTGGCTGGGACCGTTCAAAGTCACAGAAAAGATTTCCAgtcacgcctaccgcctgaAATTGCcggaaactctgaaaatccacaacgtgttctatgtaggactgCTATCCAAGGCGCATGAATCTGCaagccaaccattcccaAATCAACCCCCGCCTGAAACcatagaaggggaggaggaatacaaggtggaacaaATCCTGGATTCAAAAAGACAACAAGGAAAGTGGGTTTACCtcatcaaatggaagggctatggtcCAGAAGATAACTCCTGGGAACCCAAGGAGCTTCTAGAGAATAgtcaagaagaaatccaacgcttcaacaaattgcaactgaaaaaggcttgtgactccgccaagaacctttaa
- a CDS encoding Retrotransposable element Tf2 protein, which yields MEPQLLPTTTIKLGKVSLKRVTRLLLGLLSHIKWLKRDIAKIKEAGVKTQTNVENISQTVNVVKDGLRSLQLQGPRTPEGPQPKPVEEMPRPLPKAKPIGLASGLPFWSKGTQAPPAFAQPAPRRVAPLQVSSPPPSLHLQSPIGAPAPHPPAPVAAYPALVKVDHPDAYTSKIGSEAKQWLTRMLAWTWLNLRMFPTDQEVLLFLLMNMKDSAGAWAHPHLDQLGSHQAIIQTVKGFKLEFLAAFGNPDATRAAKQKITTLTQSGTCMDYITKFRTLAMELDWNNAALRGQFARGLHWEVSQQIATCKHCPCTLLELQNVALVIDNALCKEHASHPPRDNKPSKGPNPARGTSTGQSTTSSKKLSNDPNFVLEEERNCCCAADTCIKCGKMGHKFAECCMGWKATPIKDKGKAKETAKMGKDSEYQLGKDSSNRISPLFTISITLEKQAEPLEVLIDSGATSSFLHPRTAELLHLPLINLPTPCTVTMLDGLSPQAGKIWKKANMTFLFDGKQMTKTFLVYNTGTHTAILGIKWLEQNNPKIDWNSQTLSFPHAPPEHAVIAKEEEADQNPLEGVPPEYHQYAKVFGEEEFNKLPPHWHYDIGIELTEEGPLNLPLYSMTDA from the exons ATGGAACCCCAACTTCTGCCAACCACCACCATCAAACTTGGCAAAGTATCCCTCAAGCGCGTCacacgcctcctccttggccttctcAGCCACATCAAATGGCTCAAAAGGGACATTgccaaaatcaaggaagcaggggtCAAGACCCAGACCAACGTTGAGAACATTTCCCAAActgtcaatgttgtcaaggatgggcttagaagcctccaactccaaggACCCCGCACACCTGAGGGTCCCCAGCCCAAGCCTGTGGAAGAAATGCCACGCCCCTTaccaaaagccaagcctattggattggctaGTGGGCTCCCATTCTGGTCCAAAGGAACCCAGGCTCCCCCAGCCTTTGCTCAACCAGCCCCAAGAAGAGTTGCACCCCTGCAAgtttcatctccccctccgtCTCTgcatctccaatccccaattggagcCCCTGCCCCTCATCCACCAGCTCCAGTTGCTGCATACCCTGCCctggtcaaagtagaccacccagatgcctataccAGCAAAATTGGGAgtgaggccaaacaatggctcacaaggatgctggcctggacctggCTAAACTTGCgcatgttccccacggacCAAGAGGTCTTATTGTTCCTTttaatgaacatgaaggattccgcaGGAGCATGGGCTCacccacaccttgaccagcttgggtcacaccaagccatcatccaaacagTCAAGGGTTTTAAATTGGAGTTCCTGGCAgcctttggcaaccctgatgccacaagggctgcCAAGCAGAAAATCACCACTCTCACTCAATCTGGCACATGCATGGattacatcacaaagttcagaaccttagctatggaactggactggaacaatgcgGCCCTCAGAGGCCAAtttgcccgcggcctccactgggaggtcagtcAACAAATTGCCACCTGCAAGCATTGCCCCTgtaccctccttgagctacAAAATGtagcacttgtcattgacaaTGCTCTCTGCAAAGAGCAtgctagccacccaccaagggacaataagcctagcaaaggacccaaccccgcaagggggacaagtactggCCAGTCAACCACCAGTTCAAAGAAACTTTCCaatgaccccaactttgtattGGAAGAGGAAAGGAATTGCTGCTGCGCCGCAGACacctgcatcaagtgcggcaaaatgggccacaagtttgcggaatgctgcatgggctggaaggctacccctatcaaggacaaggggaaagccaaagAGACCGCCAAGATGggcaaagactctgagtaccaattgggaaaaga TAGCTCAAATAGAATCTcaccactcttcacaatttcaatcaCACtggagaaacaagcggaaccattagaagtcctgatagattcaggcgccacatcctcCTTCTTACACCCCCGTACTGCAGAACTACTCCACCTTCCACTCATTAACCTTCCCACACCCtgtactgttactatgcttgatgggttgagcccccaggctggcaagatttggaagaaggccaatatgaccttcctatttgatggcaaacaaatgaccaAAACCTTCCTGGTTTATAATACCGGAACACACACTGCTATCTTAGGAATCAAATGGCTGGAACAAAATAATCCCAAGATTGACTGGAACTCCCAAActctctcctttccccatgcaccaccagaacacgcggtcattgccaaagaagaagaagctgatcaaaacccccttgaaggagtaccccctgaGTACCACCagtatgccaaggtatttggggaagaagaattcaacaagcttcccccacatTGGCACTATGACATTGGGATAgaactcacagaagaaggcccccttaATTTGCCTctatatagcatgactgacgcctAA